From the genome of Adhaeribacter pallidiroseus:
GGAATTAACAAGGCATTCTGCATGGGCACTTCCATTAAAATATTACCGGTTTCGCCGTGGCGCAACAGGCCTTTATTGTTAGGAAAGGTTGCCCGGAAAGCAATGTTACCGGTTTCATTGTCGAAGTTAGCTTCAATGGTTTCTACCACTCCTGGGTACTCGAACAATTTATTATTAGCCATTAACAGATTTACTTTAGTTTTGCTTTCTTTTTTAAATTGCGATTGAAAATCCAGGTACTCTGCTTCCGGTACATTGTAGTAAACCCACATTTTGCTATTGTCGGAGAGTTCGGTTAACAATTCGCCTTCTTCTACCAAACTGCCTGGGCGTACATGAAAGCGGTCGATGATGCCACTAAACGGAGCCCGGATTTCGGTGAACTGTAAATGCACCTTGGTTAAAGCTAGTTCGGCTTTTGCTTTATCCAGTTTAGCTTTCGCCATGGCTAATTCATTGGGAGCCACTACCTTACTATCGGCCAGCTTTTTAGTGTTTTGGTATTCAATATCCGCGAAACTAGCTTCAGCCTGCGCTCTTTGCTGCTCGGCTTCGTACAGGTTGGGCATAATTTGAAATAACAATTGCCCTTCTTTTACAAACTGGCCTTCGTCCACGTAAATTTTTTGTAAGTAGCCT
Proteins encoded in this window:
- a CDS encoding efflux RND transporter periplasmic adaptor subunit, which codes for MKRIFMPMLLLMGLVAVFFQTSCQSENAKAEGEKETNFLVTSPLKKDTLLTKEYVSQIRSIRHIELRAQEKGYLQKIYVDEGQFVKEGQLLFQIMPNLYEAEQQRAQAEASFADIEYQNTKKLADSKVVAPNELAMAKAKLDKAKAELALTKVHLQFTEIRAPFSGIIDRFHVRPGSLVEEGELLTELSDNSKMWVYYNVPEAEYLDFQSQFKKESKTKVNLLMANNKLFEYPGVVETIEANFDNETGNIAFRATFPNNKGLLRHGETGNILMEVPMQNALLIPQKATYEVLEKKYVYVVDKNNVIRSKEVSIAAELPHIYVVQKGLAKDDKILLEGLRLVRENEKIHYKFVDPSSAMSQLELYAE